From Pirellulales bacterium, the proteins below share one genomic window:
- a CDS encoding class I SAM-dependent methyltransferase: protein MRIKVPEIAVNTAEVGLLESQLRQRFNLVEQRLIIGQKELSMLHPRSADDLIDEEAFNRDERLPYWAEIWPSAYVLAQQIAGTLTSPRRVACGNPALSQREKYKEGPQETKKQPRLLELGCGCGLAVMAGLAAGYCVTAVDYYPEALDFVRLNAARNNLPQPETKIVDWRNYPADLAGFDLVVAADVLYERDYCWLIAAAMRQSLLPGGLGLITDPQRGKAEALPDECRRAGLNICKRQVFGPLNVPGGDPDVCQRVNLFEIRRAEEQA from the coding sequence GTGAGGATTAAAGTGCCTGAAATCGCCGTCAACACCGCGGAAGTGGGCTTGCTGGAAAGCCAATTACGGCAAAGATTTAACCTTGTCGAACAGCGGTTAATCATCGGCCAAAAAGAGCTAAGCATGCTCCATCCGCGCTCCGCCGACGATTTGATCGACGAAGAAGCCTTCAACCGGGACGAGCGATTGCCCTACTGGGCGGAAATTTGGCCATCCGCCTATGTTTTGGCCCAACAGATTGCCGGCACCCTCACCTCGCCACGGCGAGTCGCCTGCGGAAACCCGGCCCTTTCCCAGAGAGAGAAGTACAAAGAGGGGCCACAAGAGACGAAAAAACAACCTCGATTGCTCGAGCTCGGCTGCGGTTGCGGACTGGCGGTAATGGCTGGATTGGCGGCCGGCTACTGCGTTACCGCAGTTGATTACTATCCCGAAGCCCTGGATTTCGTCCGTTTGAATGCCGCCCGAAACAATCTGCCGCAGCCCGAAACAAAGATAGTCGATTGGCGAAATTATCCGGCCGATTTGGCTGGGTTCGACCTGGTCGTTGCCGCCGACGTGCTTTATGAGCGCGATTACTGCTGGTTGATTGCCGCCGCGATGCGTCAGTCGCTTCTGCCTGGGGGTTTGGGGCTAATTACCGATCCGCAGCGCGGCAAGGCCGAGGCGCTCCCCGATGAATGCCGGCGCGCTGGGCTGAACATCTGCAAACGGCAAGTTTTCGGACCGCTGAACGTTCCCGGCGGCGATCCTGACGTTTGCCAAAGGGTCAATCTATTTGAAATTCGCCGCGCTGAAGAGCAAGCCTGA
- a CDS encoding RNase H family protein: MSIRAPHFLLKAECRKQNRSGNWHFVLATVDGRQQVDVEDAEPMLPEERLELLAVVRGLEAIDSPAKVTLQTSSSYVRRGICYGLDDWRENNWHWEWHGKMVPVKNGDLWRRLDRALQVHDVECQLLRIDGPHRISAHR; encoded by the coding sequence ATGTCCATTCGTGCTCCCCATTTTTTGCTGAAGGCTGAATGCCGGAAACAAAACCGCTCGGGAAATTGGCACTTCGTCCTGGCCACCGTCGACGGTCGTCAGCAAGTGGATGTGGAAGATGCCGAGCCAATGCTGCCGGAAGAACGGCTGGAATTGTTGGCCGTGGTGCGGGGATTGGAAGCCATCGATTCGCCGGCCAAAGTTACGCTGCAAACCAGCAGCAGCTATGTTCGCCGCGGCATCTGTTACGGGCTGGACGATTGGCGCGAGAACAACTGGCATTGGGAATGGCACGGCAAAATGGTGCCGGTAAAAAACGGCGATTTATGGCGTCGGCTGGACCGGGCGCTTCAAGTACATGATGTCGAATGCCAATTGCTGCGCATCGATGGACCGCACCGCATCAGTGCGCATCGG